A genomic stretch from Pseudomonas sp. MUP55 includes:
- a CDS encoding ABC transporter substrate-binding protein — protein sequence MRHTLVLSAMFATSLLAVATTAQAADKKSLVFCSEGSPAGFDTAQYTTATDNDAAEPLYNRLVEFEKGATDVVPGLATKWDISEDGLTYTFHLREGVKFHSSKEFKPTRDFNADDVLFTFNRMLDPEHPFRKAYPTEFPYFNGMSLNKNIAKVEKTGPYTVVMTLNTVDAAFVQNIAMSFAAILSAEYAEQLLKEGKPSDINQKPIGTGPFVFQRYQKDSQIRYVANKQYWDPSRVKLDQLIFAINTDASVRVQKLKAGECQVTLHPRPADVDALKADPNLQLLTKPGFNLGYIAYNVRHKPFDQLEVRQALDMAVNKQSILNAVYQGAGQLAVNAMPPTQWSYDDSIKDAAYNPEKAKELLKAAGVKEGTEITLWAMPVQRPYNPNAKLMAEMLQNDWAKIGLKVKIVSYEWGEYIKRTKNGEHDVSLIGWTGDNGDPDNWLGTLYSCDAIGGNNYSMWCDPAYDKLIKQAKVVTDREQRTVLYKQAQQLLKQQVPITPVAHSTVNQPLSAKVEGFKVSPFGRNVFSGVSITP from the coding sequence ATGCGCCATACCCTCGTTCTATCCGCAATGTTTGCCACCAGCCTGCTGGCTGTGGCCACGACCGCTCAGGCCGCCGACAAGAAGAGCCTGGTGTTCTGCTCCGAAGGCAGCCCGGCAGGCTTCGACACAGCGCAATACACCACCGCCACCGACAACGATGCCGCGGAGCCGCTGTACAACCGCCTGGTCGAGTTCGAAAAAGGTGCGACTGACGTAGTGCCTGGGCTGGCGACCAAGTGGGATATCTCCGAAGACGGCCTGACGTACACCTTCCACCTGCGTGAAGGGGTGAAGTTCCACAGCAGCAAGGAGTTCAAGCCCACGCGCGACTTCAATGCCGACGACGTGCTGTTCACCTTCAACCGCATGCTTGACCCCGAGCATCCGTTTCGCAAGGCCTACCCCACCGAATTTCCGTACTTCAACGGCATGAGCCTGAACAAGAACATTGCCAAGGTCGAAAAAACCGGCCCGTACACCGTGGTAATGACCTTGAACACGGTCGACGCCGCGTTCGTGCAAAACATCGCCATGAGCTTCGCAGCGATCCTCTCGGCCGAATATGCCGAGCAGTTGCTCAAGGAAGGCAAACCCAGCGATATCAACCAGAAGCCAATCGGCACTGGCCCGTTTGTGTTCCAGCGTTATCAGAAAGACTCGCAGATCCGTTACGTGGCGAACAAACAGTACTGGGACCCGAGCCGGGTCAAGCTCGACCAGTTGATCTTCGCCATCAACACCGACGCTTCCGTACGTGTGCAGAAGCTCAAGGCCGGCGAATGCCAGGTCACCCTGCACCCGCGCCCTGCCGACGTGGACGCGCTCAAGGCCGACCCGAACCTGCAACTGCTGACCAAGCCCGGCTTCAACCTCGGCTACATCGCCTACAACGTGCGCCACAAGCCGTTCGACCAGCTCGAAGTGCGCCAGGCGCTGGACATGGCGGTCAACAAGCAGAGCATTCTCAATGCGGTGTACCAGGGCGCCGGGCAACTGGCGGTCAACGCCATGCCGCCGACCCAGTGGTCCTACGACGACAGCATCAAGGACGCCGCCTACAACCCGGAAAAAGCCAAGGAACTGCTCAAGGCCGCCGGTGTGAAGGAAGGCACCGAGATCACCCTCTGGGCGATGCCGGTACAACGTCCGTACAACCCCAACGCCAAGCTGATGGCCGAAATGCTGCAGAACGATTGGGCCAAGATCGGCCTGAAAGTGAAGATCGTCAGTTACGAATGGGGCGAGTACATCAAGCGCACCAAGAACGGTGAACACGATGTCAGCCTGATCGGCTGGACCGGTGACAACGGTGACCCGGACAACTGGCTGGGCACCCTCTACAGCTGCGACGCCATCGGCGGGAACAACTACTCCATGTGGTGCGACCCGGCGTACGACAAGCTGATCAAGCAAGCCAAGGTCGTGACCGACCGTGAACAAAGGACTGTTCTGTACAAACAGGCGCAGCAACTGCTCAAGCAGCAGGTGCCGATCACGCCAGTCGCCCACTCGACGGTCAACCAGCCGTTAAGCGCCAAAGTCGAAGGCTTCAAGGTGAGCCCCTTCGGCCGCAACGTGTTTTCGGGCGTCAGTATCACCCCATAA
- a CDS encoding ABC transporter substrate-binding protein, producing the protein MLKHAVLPLLVSAGLMAAAPFAQAATNLVFCSEGSPAGFDPGQYTTGTDFDASAETMFNRLSQFERGGTAVVPGLATSWDVSPDGLTYTFHLREGVKFHTTPYFKPTREFSADDVLFTFNRMINKDDPFRKAYPTEFPYFTDMGMDTNIKNIEKLDDHTVKFTLGTVDAAFIQNLAMSFASIQSAEYAAQLLKEGKPADINQKPVGTGPFVFKSYQKDSNIRYTGNKDYWKPEDVKIDNLIFAITTDPSVRIQKLKKNECQVTLFPRPADLKALGEDKDLKLPHQAGFNLGYVAYNVMDKVKGSDQPNPLADLRVRQALDMSVNKQQIIDSVYQGAGQLAVNAMPPTQWSYDTTIKDAAYNPEKAKALLKEAGVKEGTEIVLWAMPVQRPYNPNAKLMAEMLQNDWSKIGLKVKITSYEWGEYIKRSKGGENQAMIIGWSGDNGDPDNWLNVLFGCDSLSGNNFSKWCDKKFDGIVKEAKATSDVAKRTELYKQAQHVLKDAVPMTPIAHSTVYQPMRNTVQDFKISPFGLNSFYGVSVSGK; encoded by the coding sequence ATGCTTAAACACGCAGTCCTTCCGTTATTAGTGAGCGCTGGCCTTATGGCCGCAGCCCCTTTTGCCCAAGCGGCAACTAACCTGGTGTTCTGCTCCGAAGGGAGCCCGGCCGGTTTTGACCCAGGCCAGTACACCACCGGAACAGACTTCGATGCCTCGGCCGAAACCATGTTCAACCGCCTGAGCCAGTTCGAACGTGGCGGCACCGCCGTGGTTCCTGGCCTCGCCACCAGCTGGGACGTGTCCCCGGACGGCCTGACCTACACCTTCCACCTTCGCGAAGGCGTCAAGTTCCACACCACCCCGTACTTCAAGCCGACTCGTGAATTCTCGGCCGACGACGTACTGTTCACGTTTAACCGGATGATCAATAAAGACGATCCATTCCGTAAGGCCTACCCCACCGAGTTCCCGTATTTCACGGACATGGGGATGGACACCAACATCAAGAACATCGAAAAACTCGATGACCACACCGTCAAGTTCACCCTTGGCACCGTGGACGCCGCTTTCATCCAGAACCTGGCGATGAGCTTCGCCTCGATCCAGTCCGCCGAATACGCAGCCCAACTGTTGAAGGAAGGCAAACCCGCCGACATCAACCAGAAACCGGTCGGCACTGGCCCGTTCGTATTCAAGAGCTATCAGAAAGACTCGAACATCCGTTACACCGGCAACAAGGACTACTGGAAACCTGAAGACGTGAAGATCGATAACCTGATCTTCGCCATCACCACCGACCCGTCGGTACGTATCCAGAAGCTCAAGAAAAACGAATGCCAGGTCACCCTGTTCCCACGTCCGGCCGACCTGAAGGCGCTGGGCGAAGACAAAGACCTGAAGCTGCCCCACCAGGCCGGCTTCAACCTCGGTTACGTTGCCTACAACGTGATGGACAAGGTCAAGGGCAGCGATCAGCCGAATCCTCTGGCTGACCTGCGCGTCCGTCAGGCGCTGGACATGTCGGTGAACAAGCAGCAGATCATCGACTCCGTGTACCAGGGCGCCGGTCAGCTGGCCGTCAACGCCATGCCGCCGACCCAGTGGTCCTACGACACCACGATCAAGGACGCGGCGTACAACCCTGAAAAAGCCAAGGCGCTGCTCAAGGAAGCCGGCGTCAAGGAAGGTACCGAGATCGTCTTATGGGCCATGCCGGTTCAGCGTCCGTACAACCCGAACGCCAAGCTGATGGCCGAGATGCTGCAGAACGACTGGTCCAAGATCGGCCTGAAGGTCAAGATCACCAGCTACGAGTGGGGCGAGTACATCAAGCGCTCCAAGGGCGGCGAGAACCAGGCCATGATCATTGGCTGGAGCGGCGACAATGGTGACCCGGACAACTGGCTGAACGTGCTGTTCGGCTGCGACTCGCTGTCGGGTAACAACTTCTCCAAATGGTGTGACAAGAAATTCGACGGCATCGTGAAAGAAGCCAAGGCCACTTCGGATGTCGCCAAACGCACCGAGCTGTACAAGCAGGCGCAACATGTACTCAAAGATGCAGTTCCGATGACACCTATCGCGCACTCGACGGTGTATCAACCCATGCGCAACACCGTGCAGGACTTCAAGATCAGCCCGTTTGGCTTGAACTCCTTCTACGGCGTCAGCGTAAGCGGCAAGTAA
- a CDS encoding ABC transporter substrate-binding protein codes for MDRITFKPMLLAAGLLAFMPMAHAASTLVYCSEASPAGFDPSQYTSGTDFDASAETVFNRLTQFKRGGTEVEPGLATRWEVSDDGLTYTFHLRDGVKFHTTDYFTPTRDFNADDVLFTFNRLLDAESPFRKAYPSESPYFTDMGLNTTIKHIDKLDDHTVRFNLNNVDASFVQNLAMSFASVQSAEYADQLLKQGKAEDINQKPVGTGPFVFKRYQKDAQIRYVANQQYWKPEDVKLDNLVFAITPDAAARLQKLKAGECQVSGYPRPSDIEVMKQDPNLRVLQQAGFNLGFLAYNVTHPPLDQLKVRQALDMAIDKPAIIKAVYQSAGQLAQNALPPAQWSYDPNIKDAPHDPTKARALLKEAGVAPGSTINLWAMTVQRASNPNARMSAQMIQQDWAKVGIKANIVSYEWGEYIKRAKNGEHDAMIYGWTGDNGDPDNWLGVLYSCAAVKGSNYAKWCNPAYDKLVQQAKVSNDREQRIKWYQQAQQILKEQVPITPIANSTVFQPLRKEVRDFRISPFGLTPFYGVSLDK; via the coding sequence ATGGACAGAATCACCTTCAAACCAATGCTCCTCGCCGCCGGCCTGCTGGCTTTCATGCCGATGGCCCACGCCGCCAGCACCCTGGTCTACTGCTCCGAAGCCAGCCCCGCCGGCTTCGACCCCAGCCAGTACACCAGCGGCACCGATTTTGACGCCTCCGCCGAAACCGTGTTCAACCGTTTGACCCAGTTCAAACGCGGCGGCACCGAAGTCGAGCCCGGCCTCGCCACCCGCTGGGAGGTGTCCGACGACGGTCTGACCTATACCTTCCACCTGCGCGACGGGGTGAAGTTTCACACCACCGATTACTTCACCCCGACCCGCGACTTCAACGCCGATGACGTGCTGTTTACCTTCAATCGCCTGCTGGATGCCGAGAGTCCGTTTCGCAAGGCCTACCCTTCCGAATCGCCCTACTTCACCGACATGGGCCTGAACACCACGATCAAGCACATCGACAAGCTCGACGACCACACCGTGCGTTTCAACCTGAACAACGTTGACGCCTCGTTCGTGCAGAACCTGGCGATGAGTTTCGCTTCGGTGCAATCGGCCGAATATGCCGACCAGCTCCTCAAGCAAGGCAAGGCCGAGGACATTAACCAGAAGCCGGTCGGCACCGGCCCGTTCGTGTTCAAGCGCTACCAGAAAGACGCGCAGATCCGCTACGTCGCCAATCAGCAGTACTGGAAACCCGAGGACGTGAAACTCGACAACCTGGTGTTCGCCATCACCCCTGACGCCGCTGCGCGCCTGCAGAAACTCAAGGCGGGTGAATGCCAGGTCAGCGGCTACCCGCGCCCCTCCGACATCGAAGTGATGAAGCAGGACCCAAACCTGCGCGTGTTGCAGCAGGCCGGTTTCAACCTGGGTTTCCTGGCGTACAACGTCACCCATCCGCCGCTGGACCAGCTCAAGGTGCGCCAGGCCTTGGACATGGCCATCGACAAACCGGCCATCATCAAGGCGGTCTACCAGAGTGCCGGACAATTGGCGCAGAACGCGCTGCCGCCTGCACAGTGGTCTTATGATCCGAACATCAAGGACGCCCCCCATGACCCGACCAAGGCCAGGGCGCTACTAAAAGAAGCAGGGGTTGCACCAGGTAGCACCATCAACCTGTGGGCAATGACCGTGCAGCGCGCCTCCAACCCGAACGCGCGCATGTCCGCGCAGATGATTCAGCAGGACTGGGCCAAGGTCGGCATCAAGGCCAATATCGTCAGCTATGAGTGGGGCGAATACATCAAGCGCGCCAAAAATGGCGAACATGACGCGATGATCTACGGCTGGACCGGCGACAACGGCGACCCGGATAACTGGCTCGGCGTGCTCTACAGTTGTGCCGCGGTCAAGGGCAGCAACTACGCCAAATGGTGTAACCCGGCGTATGACAAGCTGGTGCAGCAGGCCAAGGTCAGCAACGACCGCGAGCAGCGCATCAAGTGGTATCAGCAAGCGCAACAAATCCTTAAGGAACAAGTACCTATAACGCCTATTGCGAACTCGACGGTTTTCCAACCCCTGCGCAAGGAAGTTCGCGATTTCAGGATCAGCCCGTTTGGGCTCACACCGTTCTACGGCGTAAGTCTAGATAAGTAA
- a CDS encoding dermonecrotic toxin domain-containing protein: protein MSKPLPRSAPMRISHTPPTGFHPGSVKLSDATSTPTSPTAKSAQAPATDLRAAPQEATLVEAYIAALQAKLLTNKSNLIKVPAETTLGQWLELYREQLEHPVVKEWMRTQHIDPTTLSVIPTTGVMTAKADGEYKTFSLTDDSGWGQVSGPLLAAGKVIAPVAGQKLRGRFDTPVIEVSATVVTSFHGEPLPAKRADGASQARRLERNKAFDPIPPNDRLRPASSRSAQALEQQRQAAATFYLGAPQALAYKKLTVDVSNALPNVRDEAKKWADDLLLKLTKTPIDSDTVFLNRFKEAQSGATATGWEHMREEPSSSLRLPDALLNNFPEHDWIPGNLDLEAGLYKDGTGQSQKGGYGAHNEFPLAPSAVMHKSWNTDFQSQITDKIDQFWKDQGANYQTMLKGEFTRQARQQLKAFESKSPAEQALQAPEHTFTREDYRIVMGAVCNLPLDENAPLTVAQLQEQAPVKGVVRAHAFDINGFKSSDIVRFTAQDDGKYEYLKGRRDGTQILYIPGNVPAFLKFESFEKLDQWVADQGKDAKKREALASHFAKADRQDHDSGSFWKSVLHFVSPLTMLAGEGRPKEGVDTSLKQLGTGARDNLEGTVIDRGNFAIKGDVFSTMKDAAQARMSSDADVVIKSNSEVTRDTWLNDLSAAAGLLAKFAPIAEPAVVGLAAVTGLAETVLGTEKAVSGDTEKERADGGRKTFDGTLNTLFAVVGAKGGAGEDPVVSPREKPSDPVGVVDTPEPQTSTVDEAQPGPSSGSPVGKGSPLPAPTSKPLFPMSPYATPGGEQLIAGVSPDALGVYRIKDSTGLYRQFVRYTDETGISKVFEIESRYRTGAASARIISPQTGRGMMTINPGRGGEWVRAPGDGGGFSWPWKRPASPTGSDTSSTTPKISERFLESDGSKTAGAEKFDDYLNLEENTDYLFNNTLYQDGSAVKRKLTTSWKIDDGKFAVTPGETAVPWEASASQSEYSTSFLPDLTRERYRVITRQEGVEINTELDYTSDSEFEKRLKRVEQFEDAIPDMALRARISEVAHQGSSFPALMELSPPVLKEGYSVAAGNKTFTINYNPAGDTHTVIAETNWRLRHETEDGLITSRDMDIKSSRTFTIRRSNELNSDGYEIDKSAPTKMEVSTPTVV, encoded by the coding sequence ATGTCTAAACCACTACCGAGATCCGCACCCATGAGAATATCGCACACCCCCCCGACGGGCTTTCATCCCGGCAGCGTCAAATTGTCAGACGCTACCAGCACCCCCACCAGCCCGACCGCCAAAAGCGCCCAAGCGCCAGCTACCGACCTCCGCGCGGCGCCTCAGGAGGCGACACTGGTCGAGGCCTACATCGCCGCGTTGCAGGCCAAACTCCTGACGAACAAATCCAACCTGATCAAGGTTCCCGCTGAAACTACGCTGGGGCAATGGTTGGAGCTGTATCGCGAACAACTGGAGCATCCGGTTGTAAAGGAATGGATGCGCACGCAGCACATTGATCCGACCACCCTGTCAGTCATACCCACCACCGGCGTGATGACCGCCAAGGCAGACGGCGAATACAAAACCTTTTCACTCACCGACGATTCAGGCTGGGGCCAAGTATCGGGGCCCCTCTTGGCCGCGGGCAAAGTCATCGCCCCCGTGGCCGGCCAGAAGCTGCGAGGTCGCTTTGATACGCCGGTCATAGAAGTCAGCGCAACCGTGGTGACCAGTTTTCATGGTGAACCACTGCCTGCCAAGCGCGCCGATGGCGCATCCCAGGCCCGGCGCCTGGAGCGCAATAAAGCCTTCGATCCCATTCCCCCCAACGACCGCCTACGCCCGGCCAGCAGCCGCTCGGCCCAGGCCCTTGAGCAACAGCGACAAGCCGCAGCGACGTTTTACCTCGGAGCTCCGCAGGCCCTGGCGTATAAAAAACTGACGGTCGACGTCAGCAATGCCTTGCCAAACGTTCGCGACGAGGCAAAAAAATGGGCCGATGACTTGCTTCTGAAGCTGACCAAGACACCCATCGATTCCGATACTGTGTTTTTGAACCGGTTCAAGGAGGCACAGAGCGGCGCAACCGCGACCGGCTGGGAGCACATGAGAGAGGAACCTTCGTCCTCGCTCCGCTTGCCGGATGCCTTGCTGAACAATTTTCCAGAGCACGACTGGATACCAGGCAACCTGGACCTGGAGGCGGGCCTCTATAAAGACGGAACGGGACAAAGCCAAAAGGGCGGATACGGTGCCCATAATGAATTCCCCCTGGCGCCCTCTGCGGTCATGCACAAGAGTTGGAACACCGACTTCCAGTCGCAGATCACGGACAAGATCGATCAGTTCTGGAAAGACCAGGGGGCCAATTACCAAACCATGCTCAAGGGCGAATTCACCCGCCAGGCCCGTCAACAACTGAAGGCATTTGAGTCAAAAAGCCCGGCCGAGCAAGCACTGCAGGCACCCGAGCACACATTCACCCGTGAAGACTATCGAATCGTCATGGGCGCGGTCTGCAATTTGCCCCTCGACGAAAACGCACCGCTGACCGTCGCGCAACTCCAGGAGCAGGCACCCGTAAAAGGGGTTGTCCGGGCGCACGCCTTCGACATCAATGGTTTTAAATCCAGCGATATCGTGCGTTTTACTGCACAGGATGACGGCAAATATGAATACCTCAAGGGTCGAAGGGATGGCACTCAAATCCTCTATATCCCAGGCAACGTACCGGCCTTTCTGAAATTCGAGTCATTTGAAAAACTCGACCAGTGGGTGGCCGACCAAGGCAAGGACGCGAAAAAACGCGAAGCGCTGGCCTCGCATTTCGCCAAGGCAGATCGTCAGGACCATGACAGCGGCAGCTTCTGGAAATCCGTCCTGCACTTTGTTTCACCTCTCACGATGCTCGCCGGTGAGGGCCGCCCGAAAGAGGGGGTCGATACCTCGCTCAAGCAACTGGGCACAGGCGCCCGGGACAACCTGGAAGGCACAGTGATTGATCGCGGTAACTTCGCCATCAAAGGCGATGTTTTCAGCACCATGAAGGACGCCGCCCAGGCACGAATGAGCAGTGACGCAGACGTGGTCATCAAATCCAATAGCGAAGTCACCCGCGATACCTGGCTCAACGACCTAAGTGCCGCGGCAGGCCTGCTGGCCAAGTTTGCGCCCATTGCCGAACCCGCCGTAGTCGGATTGGCCGCAGTGACCGGCCTTGCAGAAACCGTCCTGGGCACTGAGAAGGCCGTCTCGGGCGACACTGAAAAAGAGCGCGCCGACGGGGGACGCAAGACCTTTGATGGAACACTCAATACCTTGTTCGCGGTAGTTGGGGCCAAAGGCGGCGCAGGCGAAGACCCGGTGGTGTCACCCCGTGAGAAGCCGTCAGACCCCGTGGGGGTCGTCGACACGCCCGAGCCACAGACCAGCACGGTTGATGAAGCGCAACCCGGTCCCTCATCCGGCAGCCCTGTGGGTAAAGGGTCACCCCTGCCTGCGCCAACATCAAAGCCACTCTTTCCCATGAGTCCCTACGCCACACCCGGAGGCGAGCAGCTGATCGCCGGCGTCTCACCCGATGCACTGGGCGTTTATCGAATCAAGGACAGTACTGGCCTATACCGTCAGTTTGTTCGGTACACCGACGAAACGGGCATCAGCAAGGTGTTTGAAATCGAAAGCCGTTACCGCACGGGCGCTGCCAGTGCCCGCATTATCAGCCCGCAGACCGGCAGAGGCATGATGACGATCAATCCTGGTCGCGGCGGGGAATGGGTAAGGGCTCCGGGCGATGGAGGCGGGTTTTCCTGGCCCTGGAAACGCCCTGCGTCGCCAACGGGCAGCGACACATCCTCGACCACGCCAAAGATTTCGGAGCGGTTCCTCGAATCGGATGGTTCAAAAACCGCGGGCGCCGAAAAATTCGACGACTACCTGAATTTAGAGGAAAACACCGACTATCTGTTCAACAACACGCTGTATCAGGACGGATCAGCCGTGAAGAGAAAGCTGACAACCTCCTGGAAAATTGATGACGGTAAGTTCGCTGTCACCCCAGGTGAAACAGCCGTACCGTGGGAAGCGTCCGCTTCCCAAAGTGAATACTCCACCAGCTTCCTGCCTGACTTGACTCGTGAACGCTACCGCGTGATCACCAGACAAGAAGGTGTAGAAATCAATACCGAATTGGATTACACCTCGGACTCTGAATTTGAAAAAAGATTAAAAAGAGTAGAGCAGTTTGAGGACGCCATTCCCGACATGGCGCTGCGTGCACGGATCTCGGAAGTCGCCCATCAAGGCTCTTCGTTTCCAGCACTCATGGAGCTAAGTCCGCCTGTATTGAAAGAAGGCTATAGCGTTGCCGCCGGCAACAAGACGTTTACCATCAACTATAACCCCGCCGGTGACACACACACGGTCATCGCCGAGACCAACTGGCGCCTGAGGCATGAAACGGAAGATGGCCTGATCACCAGCCGGGATATGGACATAAAGAGTTCAAGGACTTTCACGATACGTAGAAGTAATGAGTTGAACAGCGACGGCTACGAGATCGATAAATCGGCCCCCACCAAAATGGAAGTATCGACGCCAACCGTTGTGTGA
- a CDS encoding SIMPL domain-containing protein (The SIMPL domain is named for its presence in mouse protein SIMPL (signalling molecule that associates with mouse pelle-like kinase). Bacterial member BP26, from Brucella, was shown to assemble into a channel-like structure, while YggE from E. coli has been associated with resistance to oxidative stress.), whose protein sequence is MSRFTRSAAVLTLGASALASLPAMAADELHYNQISLRAEVSQEVARDKMIVTLYTESQNSDPAKLAAEITNTMNTALGQAREVKAVTLSQGSRNSYPIYDSKNQKITGWRERAELRLESADFPTLSKLTGELLNSLKMDNMNFAIADSTRKASEDAMLKDAVAAFKARAQLATDALGGKGYKIVNLNFNTNGYPMPYERGNTMMMKAAMADSAPTPEVEAGTSKVNMSADGVIEVLQ, encoded by the coding sequence ATGTCTCGTTTCACTCGCAGTGCCGCCGTTCTCACCCTCGGCGCCAGCGCCCTGGCCAGCCTGCCGGCCATGGCCGCCGACGAACTGCATTACAACCAGATCTCCCTGCGCGCCGAAGTCAGCCAGGAAGTGGCGCGCGACAAGATGATCGTCACCCTCTACACCGAATCGCAGAACTCGGACCCGGCCAAGCTTGCCGCCGAGATCACCAATACGATGAACACGGCGCTGGGTCAGGCGCGCGAAGTCAAGGCCGTGACCCTGAGCCAGGGCAGCCGCAACAGCTACCCGATCTACGACAGCAAGAACCAGAAAATCACCGGCTGGCGTGAGCGCGCCGAACTGCGCCTGGAAAGCGCGGACTTCCCGACGCTGTCCAAACTCACCGGCGAGCTGTTGAACTCGCTGAAAATGGACAACATGAACTTCGCCATCGCCGACAGCACGCGCAAGGCCAGCGAAGACGCGATGCTCAAGGACGCGGTTGCCGCGTTCAAGGCCCGCGCGCAACTGGCCACCGATGCGCTGGGCGGCAAGGGTTACAAGATCGTCAACCTGAACTTCAACACCAACGGCTACCCGATGCCCTACGAGCGCGGCAACACGATGATGATGAAAGCGGCGATGGCCGATTCAGCGCCAACACCTGAAGTGGAGGCCGGCACCAGCAAGGTCAACATGAGCGCAGACGGGGTAATTGAAGTACTTCAGTAA
- a CDS encoding ATP-binding protein — protein sequence MLAAVKLTSATRQNLWRLTFIRTLVLAAQAGSVGLAYWFDLLPLPWLQLAVTLGFSTVLCAFTAIRLRTTWPVTELEYALQLACDLFIHSVLLYFSGGSTNPFVSYYLVPLTIAAVTLPWRYSVVLSGIALTLYTLLLAQFYPLQTFPIARENLQIYGMWLSFALSAAVITFFAARMAEELRRQEELRAIRREEGLRDQQLLAVATQAAGAAHELGTPLATMSVLLKEMTQDHHDPALQDDLSVLQEQVKQCKLTLQQLVRAAEANRRLAVEMQDVTQWLDEALNRWHLMRPEASYRFSLLGQGSVPRMAPPPDLTQALLNLLNNAADACPEGLGVQLDWDAENVTISIRDHGAGVPLAIAEQIGKPFFTTKGKGFGLGLFLSKASVTRAGGSVKLYSHEEGGTLTELRLPRVARGDIDE from the coding sequence ATGCTCGCCGCCGTAAAACTGACTTCCGCCACTCGCCAGAACCTCTGGCGCCTGACGTTCATCCGCACCCTGGTACTGGCCGCACAGGCCGGTTCCGTCGGGCTCGCCTATTGGTTCGACCTGCTGCCGCTGCCCTGGCTGCAACTGGCGGTAACCCTCGGGTTCTCCACCGTGCTCTGTGCGTTTACCGCCATCCGCTTGCGCACCACGTGGCCGGTCACCGAGCTGGAATATGCCCTGCAATTGGCCTGCGACCTGTTTATCCACAGTGTGCTGCTGTATTTCTCCGGGGGGTCCACCAACCCGTTCGTTTCTTATTACCTGGTGCCGCTGACCATCGCCGCCGTGACCTTGCCGTGGCGCTATTCGGTGGTGCTCTCGGGCATCGCGCTGACGCTGTACACCCTGTTGCTGGCGCAGTTCTATCCGTTGCAGACGTTTCCCATCGCCCGGGAGAACCTGCAGATCTACGGAATGTGGCTGAGCTTTGCGCTGTCCGCCGCCGTGATCACCTTTTTTGCCGCGCGCATGGCCGAAGAACTGCGCCGCCAGGAAGAACTGCGCGCCATTCGCCGTGAAGAAGGCCTGCGTGACCAGCAGTTGCTGGCCGTCGCCACCCAGGCGGCCGGTGCCGCCCATGAGCTGGGCACGCCGCTGGCGACCATGAGCGTACTGCTCAAGGAAATGACTCAGGACCACCACGATCCGGCGTTGCAAGATGACCTCAGCGTGCTGCAGGAACAGGTCAAGCAGTGCAAACTGACCCTGCAGCAGTTGGTTCGCGCCGCCGAGGCCAATCGGCGTCTGGCCGTAGAGATGCAGGATGTCACCCAGTGGCTCGACGAAGCGCTGAACCGCTGGCACCTGATGCGCCCCGAGGCCAGTTACCGCTTCAGCCTGTTGGGCCAGGGCAGCGTGCCGCGCATGGCGCCGCCGCCAGACCTGACCCAGGCCTTGCTCAACCTGCTGAACAACGCGGCCGACGCCTGCCCTGAAGGCCTGGGCGTGCAGTTGGACTGGGACGCGGAAAACGTCACCATCAGCATTCGTGACCACGGCGCGGGCGTGCCGCTGGCCATTGCCGAGCAGATCGGCAAACCGTTCTTTACCACCAAGGGCAAAGGCTTCGGCCTGGGCCTGTTTTTGAGCAAGGCCAGCGTGACCCGCGCGGGCGGCTCAGTGAAGCTCTATAGTCATGAGGAAGGTGGCACGCTTACCGAGCTGCGCCTGCCCCGTGTCGCACGAGGAGATATCGATGAGTGA